The following nucleotide sequence is from bacterium.
TTCGGGTAATTGAAGTTCCAGGCCCCTGAGGTATCTCCGCTGCAGATTGGGCGTCCACAAATTCTCAAAGCCCGGATTCGCCTGAGCAATAATCATGATCCCCTTGCTACCGCTGCTTTTGGCCAGGTCGAATGCCTGCTTCATCCACGCGAGGTTAGCAGCATTCCGCGCCATGAACTCCGCGTCCATCTCCGGTGTGCGACCGAGATTATTGTTGCTACCAACCATATGCAGCGTAACAAACAGCACATTGTCACGGCTCCACCGCACATTCTCACGGAATCTGGCGTAGCTTCTGTTTTCACTCTGGCGTGTTAGACGTATCGTGCGTCGGCCAAGGCTTTGATCACCGCTGAAAAACATTTTGCGAAGCTTTGTCAGTCTCGCCGATGGGTCATATGGGCGGGGTTTCGCGCGGTGGCAGTCAAGCCATTCGTTATCGCCAGGAACAAATATGAATGGGTGTTTGGAGTCTTTCGCGAGGTCCAGACGATTTTGAAATGTCTCATCGCTGCATGGTGGCATTCCTCCCACGAAAATAAATGGCGCGCGCTGATTAGCCAAATCTGACGGCGCTTTCTCTGTCCAATACGCGCCGTCACCCCAAAAATCGCCATTGTGAACGACAAAGGCCAAATCAGCGGTGTTAATTTCGTTCATTACATGAGCAAATTCCTTTTCGGTTCGCGCATCATAAGGCATGTCGCCGATCAGTGCGAATTCAAATCCAGCGCTTTGTCCTTCAATGCTGCACGAAATGATAGTCATCAGAAGAGAAGCGATCAGAACCGGCCACCGCTTCCTCCTGGAATGCGCGGCTCCATTCATGTTTCTCACATGAGCTCCTGTTTAATTGTATGCTGAATCAGCGCCATGTTAAAATGGCGGAGATCACATCGCTTTCATCCGGCAGGCAATTAAAAACAAATAGAAATGCACTAGAAACGCGGCGATAATTGTGCCCAAAATTGTGCCCGCGACAACAGGAAATCAGGCAATTCCAGCCAACTCCAGGCAACTCGCGAGAAAAGGTAAGTTATTGAAAAGGCAGGTATTTCAATGATTTACGGGAGGACCCTCAAAGTCTTTCAAGACCGCTGCCTTAAACCACTCGGCCATCCCTCCTGGACTTGTGGAATCAATAATTTAGCTTTTTATGCTATTCGTGTAAAGCGAGATTGTGCCTGTGCGTTCTGAGCGATCCCTCGGATTTTTATGTTTCCAATCGCGCGGCAGCGTAAAAAAGGTCACTGCTTCACCCAGATCGATTCAATTCCGGGTGATGCCCATCTGATCTCCTTAATCTTTGCGGATTTGTCGCGGAGAAAGCAGACTTCGCCAAAGTACTTGTAGTCGAAGAAGCAATCCTTTTTAATCGGATAGAGCCTGATATCACCCGCATGAAGAAAATCTTTTTTTAGAAGGACCACAAATTCGCTACCGCTGCCGCTTCGTTTGTAGCGCCCAAAAAATTCGGTCAGGTCCTCGTTTGGATCAGGAATGATTTTGGGGGCTGGAATATTTTTTCGGCTTAACTTTTTTCCCTGCAGAATCTCCCTCAGCCCTTCCACGATCATGTCGAACGCGCCGGAAGCAAGATTCGAGAGCATTACAGATCCATATTTCTTTTCGCGTTCGATTTCAAAATAGGCGCGATGGCCGTTGGTGCTTCCGCTTCCACTGAGCGTTGTCTCATCGATCAGGAAATTCTTTGTCTGTTCACCATATTTCCCGTACAAAATGGCCTGAGCGAACCGATGAACGTCTGCCGCAGTGCTGAACACGGACCCTGCGCCTACCAGAAATGAATAATCTTTCAGGGGAGCGTTAATGTAGCCGTTTGGCCCAAGAAGATAGTCTTGTGCGCGGCGTTCCATGATCGTTTCACTGTCGAAGTCGAGCGAGTCTTTCATTCCTGCAGGCGCGAACACGTAATCCTGCAAAAGGTGTGCGTAGGACTTCCCGGACGCGATCTCGAAAACTCGCGCCAACATTGCATATCCGGCGGAGCTATACAGTCGCTGCGTGCCGGGTTCGAATGCAAGTGGCACTTGTTTTACCTTCTCGACAAACTCCGCTGTCGTATGCGAGATCGATTCCGCTTCAGGCGGCATGACGCGGTGCGGAATCCCGGAGCGATGTCTTGAAAGCATCTCGATCGTGATTTTGTCGCCCCCTGGAAAATCAGGAATATATTTGGCGAGTTTGTCATCCGGTGAAATCTTTCCGTCTTCGATCAGCCGGTTCAGGATCACAATCGTCATCAGTTTTGTGATAGAGGCGATGCCGATCCGCGTGTTCAACTGGCACGGGATCTTATAATCAGCATTGGCAAACCCAAATGATTTTTCATAGATCACCGTTCCATTCTCCGATGCCAGAACGACACCGGAAAACTGTTTGGCTTTCGCAAACTCCCTTACCAACAGATCGATTTTTTCCGCTCGACCGGGCTGGCCTAAGCCGACTTGAGGATAGATGGATATGATCAGGAACGAAACCAAAGCGGGAAATCTTATTCTGTTCATCAGAACATTTCGACCTCCCGATTCGTGAAATGGTTGCTCTTTGCCCGCCTGGCAAGGTTCTTATCAGATATAATCGGAACAAGTACAAGTCCTTACGCACTATGTAATTTGAGTATGAATCGTTCAGATTGCGGACCATGGAATGGAGGAGTCCTGCTTCTATTGCTGGCTCTCTGCAGTTGTGAAGCTGCGCCCCAGGATTCGTCTCACACCATGCTCCGTCTGGCTGTTGGTAAATCGCCCGGAAGCATTCTAATTGCCGATTTCAATAAAGATGGCCACCTGGATCTTGTTGCCGGAAATCAAGGGAGTGATGATATCCATATTTACCTGGGAGATGGTAGCGGCCAATTCCATCAGGCAGATGGTTCGCCTGTCGCTGCGGGTGAATCCCCAAACGATCTTGCCGTTGGCGATTTCAATTTCGACGGCAAACAGGATTTGGCGGTGGCGAATCATGAGACAAAAGGAGTCACGATTCTGCTTGGAAATGGACATGGCCAGTTTCAGGAGCCGCCATATTCTCCGGTTCAGGTTCAAAGTGATCCTCATGTTCATGGA
It contains:
- a CDS encoding beta-lactamase family protein — its product is MNRIRFPALVSFLIISIYPQVGLGQPGRAEKIDLLVREFAKAKQFSGVVLASENGTVIYEKSFGFANADYKIPCQLNTRIGIASITKLMTIVILNRLIEDGKISPDDKLAKYIPDFPGGDKITIEMLSRHRSGIPHRVMPPEAESISHTTAEFVEKVKQVPLAFEPGTQRLYSSAGYAMLARVFEIASGKSYAHLLQDYVFAPAGMKDSLDFDSETIMERRAQDYLLGPNGYINAPLKDYSFLVGAGSVFSTAADVHRFAQAILYGKYGEQTKNFLIDETTLSGSGSTNGHRAYFEIEREKKYGSVMLSNLASGAFDMIVEGLREILQGKKLSRKNIPAPKIIPDPNEDLTEFFGRYKRSGSGSEFVVLLKKDFLHAGDIRLYPIKKDCFFDYKYFGEVCFLRDKSAKIKEIRWASPGIESIWVKQ